In Pseudomonas sp. ADAK18, a single window of DNA contains:
- a CDS encoding DUF3617 domain-containing protein — protein sequence MKARLLGLAMVIGLSLPVAAHAQMLAPGLWELTTSNMKVDNQALPDLSLILGQLKQQMTPEQRAMLEKQGITMAGKGVQVCLTPAQVASDSIPLTDPQSGCKQEVTDKTGNQWKFRFSCPKAQGTGVATFQSQKEFTTTVNGTFNATGIQQNGSLDTSAQWLGSNCGTVKPRA from the coding sequence ATGAAGGCTCGTCTGCTTGGTTTGGCCATGGTTATTGGTTTATCGCTGCCGGTGGCGGCACACGCGCAGATGTTGGCGCCGGGCTTGTGGGAATTGACCACCAGCAACATGAAAGTCGATAACCAGGCCCTGCCGGATCTCTCACTGATCCTCGGTCAACTGAAGCAACAGATGACCCCGGAACAGCGCGCGATGCTGGAAAAGCAAGGCATCACCATGGCCGGCAAAGGGGTTCAGGTCTGCCTGACACCCGCCCAGGTGGCGTCCGATTCAATCCCGCTGACCGACCCGCAATCAGGCTGTAAGCAGGAAGTGACCGACAAGACCGGCAACCAGTGGAAGTTCCGTTTCAGCTGCCCGAAAGCCCAGGGTACTGGCGTGGCGACATTCCAGAGCCAGAAGGAATTCACTACCACGGTTAACGGTACGTTCAATGCCACAGGCATTCAGCAAAACGGCAGCCTGGACACGAGTGCGCAGTGGCTGGGCAGCAATTGCGGCACCGTCAAACCTCGCGCTTAA
- the cls gene encoding cardiolipin synthase, with the protein MDFFGPHLLGYFIATLHFLGTLAAIHAVLTVRTAQGSIAWALSLMFIPYLTLIPYLIFGRSTFDAYIQARRQANQEMHKAITELNWRPWVEEALAARNSRAYASLRAMPKLGRMPCLANNQVRLLINGDATFGAIFEAIRSAKTAVLVQFFIIHDDELGRQLHTLLKEKAAEGVAIYVLYDRIGSHSLPHRYVQSLRDAGVQVKAFATRSGWLNRFQVNFRNHRKIVVVDGITGFVGGHNVGDEYMGKSPPLAPWRDTHVQVSGPVVACLQESFAEDWFWAARELPPLLLPDTYPDDGVLCQLLASGPADPYETCSLFFVEAIHAATERVWITSPYFIPDEAVFSALRLAVLRGVDVRLLLPSRPDHRIVYAASSLYAIEAVRAGVRVFRYTPGFLHQKVVLVDSEISAIGSANLDNRSFRLNFEVMLLTVDEAFASEVEKMLLDDFALAHEISQEENRETHRLQQLGMRVARLISPIL; encoded by the coding sequence ATGGATTTTTTTGGCCCGCACCTGCTCGGCTATTTCATTGCCACGCTGCACTTTTTGGGCACCCTCGCCGCCATCCACGCGGTGCTGACCGTCAGGACCGCCCAAGGCTCGATTGCCTGGGCCCTGTCCTTGATGTTCATCCCTTACCTCACGCTGATCCCCTACCTGATCTTCGGTCGAAGTACCTTCGACGCCTATATTCAGGCGCGCCGTCAGGCCAACCAGGAAATGCACAAGGCAATCACCGAGCTGAACTGGCGGCCTTGGGTCGAGGAAGCGCTGGCCGCCCGTAATTCCCGCGCCTATGCGTCCTTGCGAGCCATGCCCAAATTGGGCCGCATGCCTTGCCTGGCGAACAATCAGGTGCGCTTGCTGATCAATGGCGACGCCACCTTCGGCGCGATTTTCGAAGCAATTCGTTCGGCGAAAACTGCAGTATTGGTTCAGTTTTTCATCATTCACGACGATGAACTCGGCCGCCAACTGCACACCCTGCTCAAGGAAAAAGCCGCCGAAGGCGTCGCCATTTACGTGCTCTACGATCGCATTGGCAGCCATTCCCTGCCCCACAGATATGTGCAATCACTGCGGGACGCCGGGGTTCAGGTGAAGGCGTTCGCCACCCGCAGTGGCTGGCTCAATCGCTTCCAGGTCAACTTCCGTAACCACCGCAAGATCGTCGTGGTCGATGGCATCACCGGATTTGTCGGCGGCCACAACGTGGGTGATGAATACATGGGCAAGAGTCCGCCCCTGGCGCCCTGGCGTGATACTCACGTGCAGGTCAGCGGCCCGGTGGTGGCGTGCCTGCAGGAATCGTTTGCCGAAGACTGGTTCTGGGCGGCGCGGGAACTGCCGCCGCTGCTCCTTCCGGACACCTACCCGGATGACGGCGTGCTCTGCCAATTGCTGGCCAGCGGCCCGGCCGATCCCTATGAAACCTGCTCGCTGTTTTTCGTCGAGGCGATTCATGCGGCCACCGAGCGAGTGTGGATCACCAGCCCGTACTTTATCCCCGATGAAGCGGTATTTTCGGCGCTGAGGCTGGCGGTATTACGCGGGGTGGATGTGCGCTTGCTGCTGCCGTCGCGACCTGATCACCGCATCGTCTACGCCGCCTCCAGCCTGTACGCCATTGAAGCGGTGCGCGCCGGAGTGCGGGTGTTCCGCTACACGCCGGGCTTCCTGCACCAGAAAGTGGTGTTGGTGGACAGCGAGATCAGCGCCATTGGCAGTGCCAACCTGGACAACCGCTCGTTCCGGCTCAACTTCGAAGTGATGTTGCTGACGGTGGATGAAGCCTTTGCCAGCGAAGTGGAAAAAATGCTGCTGGACGACTTCGCCCTGGCCCATGAAATCAGCCAAGAAGAAAACCGCGAGACCCACCGCCTACAACAACTGGGCATGCGGGTCGCGCGGCTTATTTCACCGATTTTGTAG